The Brassica napus cultivar Da-Ae unplaced genomic scaffold, Da-Ae ScsIHWf_2667;HRSCAF=3425, whole genome shotgun sequence genomic interval AATAGTAGTGTCCCTATCTAACACTAACCCAAGAAAGTCAGACAGAATCCATCTTTCTTCCCTAATTAGACGATGGATTGATAAGTTAAGTTATCGATTCTCGCTTCTAGTTGCGAAATGAGCTACTAACCACTATGCgtctattgtatatatatttaatatatatatatatttgatttacctATCGACTCAGTCAGGAATTAAATCAAGACGGCCCTTTTAACTCAGTGGTAGAGTAACGCCATGGTAAGGCGTAAGTCATCGGTTCAAATCCGATAAGGGGCTTTTACTTTCTTTAACTTTCTATTACTTTCTTTAACTTTCTATATAGGAAAAATTTCATTCGAAAGTCTATAATTtcgaattttttgaatttcattctaatgaatttcattttaataataactaataataaagtgagagagtttaataataactaataataaagtgagagagtaatttagaaaatcaaattgaacatttttatattataatacaatgaATAATAATAAGTCGGCTTTTGAATCGCCAAATAGATATTCGTTGTTTCCCTTTTTCGATAGATTAGAAATCAAcaaatccaaaagaaaaagtaagTGGACCTAACCCGTCGAATCATGACTATATCCACTATTCTGATATTCAAATTCGATAGAGATAAAATTGAAACAGtagatttgttttatttcatatttttttattcggaAATCTGTcgatatctcttatttaatcttcttgtttctatattTCATAGGAAATATATTGCGTTCCTGCCTAGAGAAAGAAAGTCTTattccaaattttttaatacCTAAAGGGTATTTCAATATCTTGTTTTGATTCCAGAACATAACAAGAGCCTAAATTCTAGTTGTATAAGAATCAAATTGTATTAAGAATCAAAAAATCGAATCATAAAGAATGGCTTCAGATATCAATCAAATATTTCCATATTGATGCTTACAAGATGACAATGTAATGGGATTGAAGGTGTATGTGAGAAAGAAACTCTCATTTACAGtttgctattattttatttaaatattgtattgaattagatataaataataaattttccctttttttacCGGCATGGACATGtagatatcaaataaaatagaaaaaaagatttCTTTATCTGAGTAATGAGTCATCTGACAATTCATGATTTAGATTCAACTACTTATTAAGAAACTAATAGCAAGGAAGAAACAATTTGAGTTGATGCGTTTACCTAAGTAAGGaccaataaaatcaaatattttgatcttCGAAACCAATTAAATGAAATTCTAAAGGTTAAATTTTATGGGGCAGTGCGCGAGaaatcaaatcataaataaatgatagaatTTTGAGCGTCctgaacataatatataacattaagatATATAAAGGTGTTCGGAAATGGTTGAAGTAGATGAATAGGAGGATCGCTATGACTATAGCCCTTGGTAAATTTaccaaagacgaaaaagatttatttgatattatggaTGACTGGTTACGGAGGGACCGCTTCGTTTTTGTAGGTTGGTCTGGTCTATTGCTCTTTCCTTGTGCCTATTTCGCTTTGGGGGGTTGGTTCACAGGTACAACCTTTGTAACTTCATGGTATACTCATGGATTGGCTAGTTCCTATTTAGAAGGTTGCAATTTTTTAACCGCTGCAGTTTCTACTCCTGCTAATAGTTTAGCGCATTCTTTGTTGTTACTGTGGGGTCCTGAAGCACAAGGAGATTTTACTCGTTGGTGTCAATTAGGCGGTCTGTGGGCTTTTGTTGCTCTCCACGGTGCTTTCGCATTAATAGGTTTTATGTTACGTCAATTTGAACTTGCTCGATCTGTTCAATTGCGACCTTATAATGCAATCGCATTCTCTGGTCCAATTGctgtttttgtttctgtctttctaatTTATCCACTAGGTCAATCTGGTTGGTTCTTTGCGCCTAGTTTTGGTGTAGCGGCTATATTTCGATTCATCCTCTTTTTCCAAGGGTTTCATAATTGGACATTGAACCCATTTCATATGATGGGAGTCGCTGGTGTACTGGGCGCGGCTCTGTTATGCGCTATTCATGGTGCTACTGTAGAAAATACTTTATTTGAAGATGGTGATGGTGCAAATACATTCCGTGCTTTTAACCCAACTCAAGCCGAAGAAACTTATTCAATGGTCACCGCTAACCGCTTTTGGTCACAAATCTTTGGGGTTGCTTTTTCCAATAAACGTTGGTTACATTTCTTTATGTTATTTGTACCAGTAACTGGTTTATGGATGAGTGCTCTTGGAGTAGTCGGTCTAGCTTTGAACCTACGTGCCTATGACTTCGTTTCCCAGGAAATCCGTGCAGCGGAAGATCCGGAATTTGAGACTTTCTAtactaaaaatattcttttaaacgAAGGTATTCGCGCTTGGATGGCGGCTCAAGATCAGCCTCATGAAAACCTTATATTCCCTGAGGAGGTTCTACCACGTGGAAACGCTCTTTAATGGAACTTTAGCTTTAGCTGGTCGTGACCAAGAAACCACTGGTTTCGCTTGGTGGGCCGGGAATGCCCGACTTATCAATTTATCTGGTAAACTATTGGGAGCTCATGTAGCCCATGCCGGATTAATCGTATTCTGGGCCGGAGCAATGAACTTATTTGAAGTGGCTCATTTTGTACCTGAAAAGCCCATGTATGAACAAGGATTGATTTTACTTCCCCACCTAGCCACTTTAGGCTGGGGGGTAGGTCCTGGGGGAGAAGTTATAGACACCTTTCCATACTTTGTATCTGGAGTACTTCACTTAATTTCTTCTGCAGTTTTGGGCTTTGGCGGTATTTATCATGCACTTCTGGGACCCGAAACTCTTGAAGAATCTTTTCCATTTTTCGGTTATGTATGGAAAGATAGAAATAAAATGACCACCATTTTGGGTATTCACTTAATTTTGTTAGGTGTAGGTGCTTTTCTTCTAGTATTCAAGGCTCTCTATTTTGGGGGCGTATATGATACCTGGGCTCCAGGAGGGGGGGATGTaagaaaaattacaaacttGACTCTTAGCCCAAGTgttatatttggttatttactaAAATCTCCCTTTGGGGGAGAAGGATGGATTGTTAGTGTGGACGATTTGGAAGATATAATTGGAGGGCATGTATGGTTAGGTTCCATTTGTATATTTGGTGGAATCTGGCATATCTTAACCAAACCTTTTGCATGGGCTCGCCGCGCACTTGTATGGTCTGGGGAGGCTTACTTGTCTTATAGTTTAGCTGCTTTATCTGTTTGTGGTTTCATTGCTTGTTGTTTTGTCTGGTTTAATAATACTGCTTACCCTAGTGAGTTTTACGGACCTACAGGGCCAGAAGCTTCTCAAGCTCAAGCATTTACTTTTCTAGTTAGAGACCAACGTCTTGGAGCTAACGTGGGGTCTGCTCAAGGACCTACAGGTTTAGGTAAATACTTAATGCGTTCCCCGACTGGAGAAGTTATTTTTGGAGGAGAAACAATGCGTTTTTGGGATCTGCGTGCTCCCTGGTTAGAACCTTTAAGGGGTCCTAATGGTTTGGACTTAAGTAGGTTGAAAAAAGACATACAACCTTGGCAAGAACGACGTTCTGCAGAATATATGACTCATGCTCCTTTAGGTTCCTTAAATTCTGTAGGGGGCGTAGCTACTGAGATCAATGCAGTCAATTACGTCTCTCCGAGAAGTTGGTTATCTACCTCTCATTTTGTTCTAGGATTCTTCCTATTCGTGGGTCATTTATGGCACGCGGGAAGAGCTCGGGCAGCGGCAGCAGGATTTGAAAAAGGAATTGATCGTGATTTTGAACCTGTTCTTTCTATGACTCCTCTTAACTAAAGTAGTAGTTAAAATAGGAAAGTAAAAATCGGGTCATATTAAAAagtcttctttctttcaattCAATCTCGTTTTTTCTGGCTCGGCTGGATAGTATAGCCGAGCCATTCTCCTTTTTTATGATGCTAAGAAGTAAAAAAAgccaataaagaaaaaaatctattcatccaacaaaaggagagagagggattcgaaccctcgatagttattttttatgaaCTATACCGGTTTTCAAGACCGGAGCCATCAACCACTCGGCCATCTCtccaaaagataatttctattttatctttttttcgcCAAATAGAACATAGCTCGATGAGTTAATACGATCACTATGTAGAAAAAGATATAGGGTGTGACTTTCTTTATAAGTCTATCAATTGGTCTATATAAATGAGATACATGATCCAGTCTACCCATTTGTGAAGTAAAAAAGAACCTTTAACTTCATGTCCGAATAGAATAAAAGTGGTAAAAAGAAGTTGGAAATAAGGCATCTCGAATAAAcggattcatgataaaatccctttatttattaaaatttttttagtgGGTAAGAGGATTAAATGGTGTATATTGTTAATAGCTTGGAGGATTAAAAACATGACTATTGCTTTTCAATTGGCTGTTTTTGCATTAATTATTACTTCATCAATCTTACTGATTAGTGTACCCGTTGTATTTGCGTCTCCTGATGGGTGGTCGAGTAACAAAAATGTTGTATTTTCTGGTACATCTTTATGGATTGGATTAGTCTTCTTGGTGGGTATCCTTAATTCTCTTATCTCTTGAATTCATTCGTTGCAGATCAAAAAATGAGATGACCCCTCCCATTCCACGAATTACACATTCAAATTCAATATAAGTccataaaatgcaaataaagaaaacaaaaaaattagaggGGGGGTCGAACTTCTGTAACTTGAGTGAAATatgaatcaaatattaataaatagcaATTTACTAAATATAACTATGAAATAgtaataactaattaaataaaaaaaaacgaatcaaaaattgatatctgatatcaatatagaatataatattttatggaaatagagaataatatattattgaatatggaattctatatatagatatagaataaatatattattaatatataataaatatatatatttatatatattaatagaattgttaattgaacttttttgtttttggtagtAGAGTTTTATCAAATGACCCCAAACCAAAGAGTGTATCTCGTAtagctttgaacaaatattatccataaatttcTTATCAAGAAGGCAAAAAAATGCGGATATAGTCGAATGGTAAAATTTCTCTTTGCCAAGGAGAAGACGCGGGTTCGATTCCCGCTATCCGCCCAAATAGAAATGGATTCAAAAAGATCAAAGATTCGGTATAGTTGACCGGGAAATATAGTAATTTTTGCCTCGCGTCCCAAAAGAtaagtattaattatagttaatAGAATCAAACTTacatttgttgaaaaaaaaatgttgcggAGACAGGATTTGAACCCGTGACCTCAAGGTTATGAGCCTTGCGAGCTACCAAACTGCTCTACCCCGcgatgaaacaaaaaaacttgGACTAAACTCTAATAAACAAAGACGAATTGAATGCGCCCCTATTCCATATCTGTACAAATAGAATAGCCTATTTAGACAGAATGGTAAAGGGGCCTCGTCGAgcatagaaaaaatagaaaaattaaaggATACTTAAATCTTTACCAGCTTGATCTTGTTGCCCCTGGCAATAAACATGCCTGAACCATTTCCCGAAGGATGTGTCCAGATAGTCCAAAGTCTCGATAGTTAGCTCTCGGTCTTCCGGTCGAGAAGCAACGTCGATGAAGACGTGTAGGTGCACTATTACGCGGTGGGGATTGTAATTTTCCATGAATTTTCCACTTCTCACTTAGCGACGGAATCTcacttatttccttttttaaggaTCGACGaatcaaatgatatttttgttctaaTTTTTGCCTCTTCTTCTCCCTATAAATCAAACTTTTCTTTGCCATAATGCTTAAGTTCCTCTTATTATCAATGATAATGATACAAATCGGATCCTAGatgtagaaataaatataagagtgcatacctatatttttattattttaataaaattaataaaaaaaaatattattgcggatagaataattaaataattaaccgAATTTGCCCGACGTGGAGGCAATCAAGAAAGCCGCATAAGTGAATATATAACCTACAGAAAAGTGAGCTAATCCAACCAATCTTGCTTGCACAATTGAAAGAGCTACTGGTTTATCTTTCCATCGAATCAAATTTGCCAAAGGTGTACGTTCATGAGCCCATGCTAAAGTTTCAATCAATTCCTGCCAATAACCACGCCAGGAAATTAAGAACATAAATCCAGTAGCCCAAACAAGATGCCCAAATAAGAACATCCATGCCCAGACTGATAAACTATTCATACCAAACGGGTTATATCCATTGATAAGTTGTGAAGAGTTTAACCATAGATAATCTCTTAACCATCCCATCAAATAAGTGGAAGATTCATTAAACTGTGAAACGTTACCTTGCCATAATGTGATGTGTTTCCAATGCCAATAAAAAGTAACCCATCCAATAGTATTTAACATCCAAAAAACTGCCAAATAAAATGCGTCCCAAGCCGAAATATCACAAGTACCACCTCGTCCCGGACCATCGCAAGGAAAACTATACCCGAAATCCTTTTTATCTGGCATTAACTTGGAACCACGTGCATCTAAAGCACCTTTTACTAAGATCAATGTAGTTGTATGTAAACCTAAAGCAATAGCATGATGAACCAAGAAATCTCCAGGACCTATTGTTAAGAATAATGAATTACTATTCTCATTAATAGCATTTAACCAGCCGGGCAACCATATGCTTCGACCCGCATTAAATGCTGGGCCATTTGTCGAAGATAAAAGTACATCAAATCCATATGAAGTTTTCCCATGAGCGGATTGTATCCATTGGGCAAATATGGGTTCGATCAAGATTTGTTTTTCGGGAGTACCAAAAGCAAGCATGACGTCATTATGAACATAAAGTCCCAAAGTATGGAACCCTAGAAAGAGGCTGGCCCAACTTAAATGGGATATGATAGCTTCTTTATGGTCTAACATTCTTGCCAATACGTTATCCTCATTCTGTTCTGGATTGTAAtctctaataaaaatatagctCCATGAGCAAAAGCTCCTGTCATGATGAATCCTGCAATGTATTGGTGATGGGTATATAACGCAGCTTGAGTCGTAAAATCTTGCGCTATGAACGCATAAGCAGGTAAAGAGTACATGTGTTGAGCTACCAAGGAAGTAATAACTCCTAAGGAGGCTAGAGCAAGGCCTAATTGAAAATGAATCGAATTATTGATTGTGTCATAAAGACCCTTATGCCCACGCCCCAACCGTCCTCCCGGAGGAATATGTGCTTCTAAAAGATCTTTTATACTGTGTCCGATTCCAAAGTTAGTTCTATACATATGACCCGCAATGAGGAAAAGAATTGCGATAGCTAGATGATGATGTGCCATATCGGTTAGCCATAAACTTTGCGTTTGTGGATGGAATCCCCCAAGAAGGGTTAGAATGGCAGTTCCTGATCCTTGGGAGGTACCAAATAAATGACTACTTGAATCGGGGTTTTGAGCATACAGATTCCACTGACCCGTAAAAAGTGGGCCTAACCCTTGGGGATGCGGTAATACACTTAAGAAATTATTCCATCGAACATATTCCCCCCTGGATGCAGGAATAGCGACATGTACTAAATGACCTGTCCAAGCCAAGGAGCTTACCCCGAATAGTCCTGACAAATGATGATTCAGACGAGATTCAGCATTTTTGAACCATGAAACTCTTGGTTTCCATTTTGGTTGTAGGTGTAACCAACCCCCTATTAAGGATAGGGCAgaaagaaataatagaaaaagagCTCCAGTATAAAGATCTTCATTAGTACGTAAACCGATTGTATACCACCACTGATAAACACCAGAATAAGCTATATTCACCGGGCCAAGAGCACCTCCTCGAGTAAATGCTTCCACAGCCGGTTGACCAAAATGAGGATcccaaatagcatgagcaatcGGTCTTACATGTAAAGGGTCTTGTATCCATGTCTCAAAATTTCCTTGCCAAGCTACATGAAACAAATTTCCGGAAGTCCACAGAAAAATTATTGCTAATTGCCCGAAATGAGAAGCAAAAATATTCTGATAAAGACGTTCTTCAGTAATATCATCATGACTCTCGAAGTCATGTGCGGTAGCAATACCAAACCAAATACGACGAGTAGTGGGGTCCTGAGCTACTTGTACAATGCTCAAGGCTCTAGGCTGAGTAGCAGGAGcaacttttaatttattatgagCCCAAACAATGGATTCAATAAGTTCTTGCCAATAACCACGCCCGCTGAATAGAAACATTAAACTGAAAGCCCATACAAAATGAGCACCTAGGAAAAAAAGACCATATGCAGATAACGAAGAACCATAAGATTGAATTACCTGAGATGCTTGTGCCCATAAGAAATCGCGGAGCCACCCATTAATAGTAATGGAACTCTGTGCAAAGTTTCCTCCGGTAATATGAGTTACCACCCCTTGATCGCTTATACTACCCCAAACATCTGACTGCATTTTCCAACTGAAATGGAATATTACTACCGAAATAGAATTGTACATCCAGAATAGTCCTAAGAAGACATGATCCCAAGCAGATACTTGACACGTTCCTCCTCTTCCAGGCCCATCACAAGGGAAACGAAAACCAAGATTTGCTTTATCTGGTATTAACCGCGAGCTACGAGCAAATAAAACACCTTTCAACAGTATCAATACCGTCACATGAATTGTAAATGCATGAATATGATGTACCAAAAAGTCGGCCGTTCCTAATGGAATAGGTAGCAAAGCTACTTTGCCACCCACTGCTACTAACTCACCGCCCCCCCAAGTCAAACTGGTGCTCGCTGTTTCACCAGGGGCTGT includes:
- the LOC125601833 gene encoding photosystem I P700 chlorophyll a apoprotein A1-like, yielding MAEAWFAQAAEYWKQAITLTPGHMYRTNWGIGHGLKDILEAHKGPFTGQGHKGLYEILTTSWHAQLSLNLAMLGSLTIVVAHHMYSMPPYPYLATDYATQLSLFTHHMWIGGFLIVGAAAHAAIFMVRDYDPTNRYNDLLDRVLRHRDAIISHLNWVCIFLGFHSFGLYIHNDTMSALGRPQDMFSDTAIQLQPVFAQWIQNTHALAPGVTAPGETASTSLTWGGGELVAVGGKVALLPIPLGTADFLVHHIHAFTIHVTVLILLKGVLFARSSRLIPDKANLGFRFPCDGPGRGGTCQVSAWDHVFLGLFWMYNSISVVIFHFSWKMQSDVWGSISDQGVVTHITGGNFAQSSITINGWLRDFLWAQASQVIQSYGSSLSAYGLFFLGAHFVWAFSLMFLFSGRGYWQELIESIVWAHNKLKVAPATQPRALSIVQVAQDPTTRRIWFGIATAHDFESHDDITEERLYQNIFASHFGQLAIIFLWTSGNLFHVAWQGNFETWIQDPLHVRPIAHAIWDPHFGQPAVEAFTRGGALGPVNIAYSGVYQWWYTIGLRTNEDLYTGALFLLFLSALSLIGGWLHLQPKWKPRVSWFKNAESRLNHHLSGLFGVSSLAWTGHLVHVAIPASRGEYVRWNNFLSVLPHPQGLGPLFTGQWNLYAQNPDSSSHLFGTSQGSGTAILTLLGGFHPQTQSLWLTDMAHHHLAIAILFLIAGHMYRTNFGIGHSIKDLLEAHIPPGGRLGRGHKGLYDTINNSIHFQLGLALASLGVITSLVAQHMYSLPAYAFIAQDFTTQAALYTHHQYIAGFIMTGAFAHGAIFLLEITIQNRMRITYWQEC
- the LOC125601828 gene encoding LOW QUALITY PROTEIN: photosystem II CP43 reaction center protein-like (The sequence of the model RefSeq protein was modified relative to this genomic sequence to represent the inferred CDS: deleted 1 base in 1 codon) — encoded protein: MNRRIAMTIALGKFTKDEKDLFDIMDDWLRRDRFVFVGWSGLLLFPCAYFALGGWFTGTTFVTSWYTHGLASSYLEGCNFLTAAVSTPANSLAHSLLLLWGPEAQGDFTRWCQLGGLWAFVALHGAFALIGFMLRQFELARSVQLRPYNAIAFSGPIAVFVSVFLIYPLGQSGWFFAPSFGVAAIFRFILFFQGFHNWTLNPFHMMGVAGVLGAALLCAIHGATVENTLFEDGDGANTFRAFNPTQAEETYSMVTANRFWSQIFGVAFSNKRWLHFFMLFVPVTGLWMSALGVVGLALNLRAYDFVSQEIRAAEDPEFETFYTKNILLNEGIRAWMAAQDQPHENLIFPEEVLPRGNLFNGTLALAGRDQETTGFAWWAGNARLINLSGKLLGAHVAHAGLIVFWAGAMNLFEVAHFVPEKPMYEQGLILLPHLATLGWGVGPGGEVIDTFPYFVSGVLHLISSAVLGFGGIYHALLGPETLEESFPFFGYVWKDRNKMTTILGIHLILLGVGAFLLVFKALYFGGVYDTWAPGGGDVRKITNLTLSPSVIFGYLLKSPFGGEGWIVSVDDLEDIIGGHVWLGSICIFGGIWHILTKPFAWARRALVWSGEAYLSYSLAALSVCGFIACCFVWFNNTAYPSEFYGPTGPEASQAQAFTFLVRDQRLGANVGSAQGPTGLGKYLMRSPTGEVIFGGETMRFWDLRAPWLEPLRGPNGLDLSRLKKDIQPWQERRSAEYMTHAPLGSLNSVGGVATEINAVNYVSPRSWLSTSHFVLGFFLFVGHLWHAGRARAAAAGFEKGIDRDFEPVLSMTPLN